Sequence from the Rhipicephalus sanguineus isolate Rsan-2018 unplaced genomic scaffold, BIME_Rsan_1.4 Seq826, whole genome shotgun sequence genome:
cgaggtccgcagaagccgcagactcgaggaaggctcgcagggcttgtagcttTGACCATGCGGGAAAGaggaagtcctccaccgttgtcgcagggagaccgagcaggcgatagcagcacgccatcaagcgtcgttcagcggccagggcagggcaggcacAAATTATGTGTTACAACGTTTCGTCGTcgccgcatctgcggcacgcaggcgatgagcagcgacccttggaaaacatgcgtgccgcaggccaagcgctGCCTCTCCGCAAGAGAAGCAGcagccaccgctcgcgtctctccaggccggtgTCTGGTAGGGGAGGCGGTGATTTGCCGCTTGTCACCCGCGTGTAAGGGTGGGCCTCTGGtagcagctgccgcagtcgttgccgAGTAGTCCGTCAGTGCTACCGTCTAggtgactggggtgtcgccgtggcgtgctgccttagcggcggcgtcggcctcctcgttcccggctatcccaacgtgcgagggaagccagtgaAGGGACAGACGCGCACCGCTAGCTTCGATGGCGGTTAGCTTGGCGTGCAGTAACGCCACGGTAATGTCGGCTTGGTCTGGCTGCACcagcgcttgtagggctggccgGAAGTCTACAGGTGTAGACGCTACgatattagcgggtacagaagaactgggccaggagccatcgtgtcgccatgatagaacgtgttctctacttcttcttcttctttgccttttctggctggctgcgtttattgTTTTCTACATCCTGCCCCGCCCCAGAAGTAATAGGCATTTCTAGGGGATGCAGAGCTTGAAAGAGTCTTTTAAACACTTTTCCGTCGTGCGTCTTGATGGTGTAAGCCCGCGCCAGTCCATTACGACGAGGTTATACTTCCAATAGTCGGCCTAGAAGCCAAAAACACAGATTCTTCCTGTCGTCTTGTAGTAATTCGACACCGTCTAACATTATACATCGCTTGAATCATGGAGGGCATCCATACGGAGGTCTTAATTTCAGGAGATACTCTGTTTTCCATCTTTCCCAACGATGAGGGTCTTCACGGTACTTCCTGATCACATCTTTCATGGTATTCCGATGACAACCTGATGTGTCACAGGAGTGGGGATCCGGATGAGCGATGATTGAATTCCTGACGAGTAAGCGTGCACAGCATGCCAGATAGGGACTGAATATTCTGGAAGTTGTTCGTGGTGTAGTCCGCTTCGTTTCCACCTTTACTAAAACTAGCAACTTTGTTGCTGCATTTGAAGAACCTTGCAAGTAATCTTCGTTGGTGTTCCAGCGCATACCTAGAACTGCTGCGGAACTGCTGTCACATTCTTGTAGACACGCTTTGTTTTCCTCAGAATCTTCGAGGAGTTGGCTGTCGTTTGTTTCACATTTCCGAAAGTTCATTACGGCGTTGCCCAAAATTGACTTTGCCTCGTTGTCCTCATCTAAGGCTTGGTCAAAACTGTCGTCTCCTGGCCGCAAGTCATCGACAGAGAAACTCTGCTTCGAAGTCCGGGCAAGTGTTCTGTCTTCTCCGCTTACGTTGTTTAAGCCGTCGTGTAGTACTAGAGAGTCTCGGCCGCCAGACTGCTTGATTGTCTGCTTAAACTGCGGATGTTTATGAGAAGGACATTCTTTATAGTAATTAATGCTCATAGACTCTATCTTCGGTAAAGACCATGAGATCTCCGCTGCAGATTCTTCCACTGCAGCCACTCGCAAGACGCTGACCAGATGAGTACCGCAGTCAAAGAAGGTCTTTTGGGAGACTGGTCCTTGTATTGTCCAACCGAAAATAGTATCGATCGCCACAAGTCCTGGAACGTCTGGGCATCGTATGACTTCGCCGGTGATTACTTGCCAGAGATAATCAGCTCCTATTAGCAAACCGATTCCGGTGTCTGTTGAGTCCTTAGGCCAGTAGTCGTTCGCGAGCAACTTTCCTTTTCCTCTTAATTCTTGAATGAATGTGCTGTTGGTTGACGACACAGTCAACTCGTGGCAAATGGTAGGGATGACTACAGCTTCTATGCGGATGTCAGCCTTGTTGTACCTGTTTCGAAGCTGTATTTCAACCACGTTCCGCTGTTCTGGTGctgaagagcaagtgcttccgaaggtattcagtgctaaccgtgtctgtctgaccaccttcaggttaagCATACGAGCTATATCTTGCTGAATAAAGGTCCTCTGGCTACCTCCATCCAGAATCCCGCGAATGCATTTGCTCTTGTCGTTGTTGACTATGTCGGTGCAAAATGTCTGAAGGTAGACCGCGTTGTCCTTGATTGGTTGCTTGCTGGATGGTGTTTCATCGCAGGAATAAATCCCGTTAGAAGAAACGCACACTGTGGTGCTTCTTGATTTTCCTGTTGTCGTCGTGGTAGCCTTGTAAGTCGGGTCGCACATACTTGAAGCGTGTCTTCCGCGGCAAGaactgcaggtgagcttgacTCGGCAATCCTTCGCTCGATGTCCTCTTGACGTGCAGCGGAAGCACCGGTTGTCCTTTTTCAGCTGCTCTTTCTTGACAGCAAGAGGGATATCGGCGCTGCAGCTTCGCGTCCCATATTGATGAGTGCGGCAGAAGAAACATTCCCACCTTGCGACAGACGAGGCGTGCAAAACTGACGTCGTTGGGATGCCACTGTGTGTGCTGTCCGTGCGATCTTCAATGGAAGGCCTTGGATGTGGGAACGCGTGCTGCTCCCTGCTTTCTAGCTCCACCCGCATGAACAGCAAAAGGTCGTTCAGCTCGGCGTCCGAGGCAGTTGATGTATCTGCTGGTGCACCCGATGAAGATACTTGAGCAGGACTTACGTCAGATGACTGTGTCAAGGCGCGGTGTCGTTTTAGTCGAATGAAGGAGAGACTGATGTCACGTGGTAGAGCCTGCTGCAAGATGTCGACGAGCATAGctgaatatgtcagagtaggcacATTCAGGGCTCCAAGGCAGCGAATATTCAGTTGCGTGGCATCATACAATCTTCGAAAACCGCGGATGTCGTTAGTTGATGTCACGTTCGGAAGATTCCTCAGTGCTGTCAGATGGTGCTGAATAATCGTTGttttgtcgccgaatcgttccttcAACATAGCCACAGCGTCGGCGTAACATGATTCGGTCGTGGGCAAACCCGCGATCGCTGCTGCTGCGTCACCGGCTAGGAAACTCTTCAGGTAATAGAATTTAGTGGAAGGCGTCAGGTCGTTGTTGAGATGAACAACTTGTTCGAATTGCTCCCAAAAGCCTGTCCACTGTGCGATGTCACCTCTGAACGTTGGGATATGCAGCTGAGGTAACCGGGGCGCCGTGAATCTTGCGGGAGCCTCATTTCGGAAAGCCAGTTCTTCTATGCTTTCACCACTGGGAGCTTGAGTATGGCCGTTCCGATCTCTCGCCATTTGGGATATTCGGCATTGTAGCTCAGCAAGGATGCCAGCGGCTTCATCCTGGTATTCAGCTATAGCTGTATATTCCTGTTCAATATTTTCTGTCGGAATATACTGCTCATATAGCTCGTCGATCTGAGAGAGCTCGTCGTTGCTAGCCGCGAGTCGTTCCTTTACAGCTGAGAGCTTCGCGATCTCGACGTCAGCGGATTCAAGCAAGAGTCGCGCTTCTTGAATTATCTTCGTGTTCTGCGCGCGTCGTGCAGATCGCTTGCCTTTCAGTCGATCCATTGGGCGAACAATGCTGCTGGCCGAAGTCGTTGTACAAACGCCGATCTTCGCATCCACGATCCGTCGATTCCTCACCACCCGCGACGCGAAGCGAGAGTAGATTCCTGGTCGCCGTGCGTAGAAGGAAGGCGCGTCCGCacgtgggttttcggcaccaaaatgtagacgctacgatattagcaggtacagaagaactgggccaggagccatcgtgtcgccatgatagaacgtgttctctacttcttcttctttgccttttctggctggctgcgtttattgTTTTCTACAACaggatcgccacgggcagctgggGTGGCATAGCAGCGAGATAGTCGGCTGACAAGTGAAGGCCAGCCAATTctgctgcagtggagctggcgtggAAGGGAAGGCGGCACCGGATGGTCGTCCCAGTCGTGGGTATGACACAGGCAGCCGCGGCCGAGCGGGGGCTGTCCCGGACAGATCCGTCCGTGAACACCAGGAGGTGCCCCCGCAGCCTGGCGTGGAGTTTCGCCACGGCTGACTGGTGGAGCTCGCACGCcggtgttcgccttttgctgaggttgcccagctccaaacgcacgtccagaggctgctggTGTGGTGGAGGGGGCTGGATAGGACAGGGAGCCGCGGGCACCAGTTCTTCATAGAGTGCGCAGATTTGTCCCATCTGTGAAGCTGGTCGGCTCCGCAGTCTCCGTAGGAGGGCATCGCCCCCTGGAGCCCTGTGGAGACGGTCCACATGATGCAGCGCCTGTCGCAGCATAAGGAGAGACAGAGGCCACGTCTGGGCCTCTGCCAATGAAGCAGCCACGGGCGACTGGCGCGGGAGTCCCATGAAGCGCCGAATCGCCATGCGGTGTTGCCGCTCCAACTGCTCCTTGCGGTGTTGCGCCAAATGCACCAGGGGCAGTGCGTAGGTTTGCGCTGCCGTTGCAGCCCCCTGGTAGAGCTGAAGTGCCAGTCGCGGGGTGCACCCTTGGCCCCTGCTCAACAGCTTGCCCACAGCAGTCTGAACTTTGGTTGCCTTGAAGGTCGCGAGTTTGACGGCTGGTATCCAGGTGAGGCGGTGATCGATCCTTAGCCCCAGGTACGTCACCGCCTTGCTCCACGGGATTGGCCGGTCTCCCAACACAAGCTTTCGGATGGCCCTCCGCGCAGCGACTCTGGGGTGAACCAGCAGCGCCTCCGTCTTCGTGGGGGACACGATCAGCCCGATCGTTTTGAAGAAAGAGGTCACAGCATCCAGGGAGCGTTACAGGGAGCGGCTGATGGTAATGAGGCTCCGCCTGGGCCCCCTAACCCACAGTGCCACGTCTTCTGCGTACAAggagcactgcgtggggtagcgaTTGTCAACCGGTAGCATTTCAGGTAGCCCTGCCAGCACCAAGTTGAACAAAAAGGTGCTCAGGACAGAACCTTGTGCGACGCCGGCTGTCACTGAGCTTGGATCGCCGACCGCGCGCCCAATTCTAACCCGGAGGGTCCGTCCGTCTAAGAAGGCACTGATGAAAGCACGGAGAAAGCCCGTTATGCCAAGTGCGTCCAGAGCACTCTCTATGACCATATGTGGCAAGCCTTCAAAAGCGCTTTGGACATCCAGCAGTACAAGGAGGGCCACCTCGCCTTTGCTCCTGGCCTCCTCCAGGGTGGAGACGACGTCCGCAATTGAGTCTGCTGTgcagcggtggcaccggaagcctGTCTGCTGCTCTGATAGGAACTCCGTTGCCCCAGCAATCCAACTCAAGCGTGCCAGAGCTATGGCTTCCATGAGCTTGCAGGCAGCAGaggtgagagagatgggcctgtaggATGCAATGGCTGCACCAGGGCGACCATGTTTCCGGACGGGCACCACCACAGCAGTCAGCCAGGCCTCAGGTAGGGTGCCACTCTGCCAAACGTCATTGAAAGCCCTCAACAGGCGTTGTCGGGCAGCCAAATCCAGGTTACGCAGCATCTGGTATGTGATGCCGTCGGCGCCGGGGGCACTTCGGCGCTTGGTTCTGGCCAGAGCAGCATTCAGCACGTACTCGAAAATGGGCTCCTGGCATAGAGCTGCAATTTGGCTGGCAGTCCAGGCAGGGTGGTGGCTTTGCGGCGGCTTGGGGGCAGGCGTGGTGCTGATGGCCGCAGGTCGGGCTAATGGCAGTGCCGTGAAGCGATCGGCCAGCCGTTCTGCCAGTTCTTGCTCACTGATGCCCAAGCGGATGGCCACTGCAAGTACGGGTTGCCCcgccattggtccgatgacgAGACACCGTAGAAGCCGCCATGCTTTTGCGTCACCTCTTGCTTGGCTAAGAGAGTGGCAGGTGCCCTGCCAACTCTGCCGTCTGCGACGGTTGGCATGTCGCCGGCATACCGCATCGACACGGTTGAAAAGTGTGCGATGATCTGGGCACTGGACCTTTAGGTACCTTCTCTCAGCCCTGCATCTGGCAGCCCGTAAGTTCAGGTGGCGGAGGTCTGGCACAGGATGGTTCTCGGGCATCCAGGACTGGATTGTGGCTGCTCGCGCTGCTGCTGCCACCAGATCCAGGAAGGCCTGGTCCTCCGGGGCGTCTTTGAGCTGCTGCCGGAAAGCTCGCCAATCGACTGTTCTGCACCGCCTGGTCCTTGGCATCTTCCCTCCCGCCGGTGTGATGACGATCGGCAGGTGGTCCGAACCCCAGGAGTCAGGCTGCGTTGCCCAGCCGTACCGGTCTCCCTCGCTAGCCAGCTCACGTCGATGGCGGTGCACGAGGGTCGACCTATTTTGCGGACGAAGGTGAAGGACCCCGTGTTCAAGACTTGCAGGCCCAGTTGATGGATAACGTCCACCAGATCCCTTCCTCGTGACGAGCAGGTGCGACTCCACCACATTGTGTGATGAGCGTTCATGTCACCACATAGAAGGTAGTTGGGTCCGAGTCGAGCCGTCAGCTGTAGCAGATCGGCGGCGTTCGACCGCTGTCCCGGACGCACATACAGAGGCCACTGTCGTATCCACACCACGTAGCCGCACTGTCACAGCACAACACTCCAGGGCACCCCCAGTGACATCGGCCACGTTAATGTTCGCGTGTGGTAGTTCACGTCGCACGTACACCGCACATCGTGGTCGACCCTAGGGACGCGCACTCACCATGCACGGCGCGGCTTGGCACGAGTCGAGGATACATGACGTGGTGCTATGGTAGCTGATGTATCCGGGAAGTCGCAGATCGGCCGTTGCTACGTACACCTCCTGCAAAGCAAGCACGTCATACTCGCTCCGCGAGAGGTGCAACGAGAGGTCTGCATGCCACCGCCACAACGAGTTAGCGTTCCACTGAAGCacacacgggcggcggcggcggtggttccCTGTTGGTTGCAGATGATTGTCAGCCATGGTGGCTGTTAGGAGGGTGCACGCCGCCTGCCTGAAGGCAGATGGAGCGCAGCTGGTTCTTAAGAGGC
This genomic interval carries:
- the LOC119378407 gene encoding uncharacterized protein LOC119378407 yields the protein MAGQPVLAVAIRLGISEQELAERLADRFTALPLARPAAISTTPAPKPPQSHHPAWTASQIAALCQEPIFEYVLNAALARTKRRSAPGADGITYQMLRNLDLAARQRLLRAFNDVWQSGTLPEAWLTAVVVPVRKHGRPGAAIASYRPISLTSAACKLMEAIALARLSWIAGATEFLSEQQTGFRCHRCTADSIADVVSTLEEARSKGEVALLVLLDVQSAFEGLPHMVIESALDALGITGFLRAFISAFLDGRTLRVRIGRAVGDPSSVTAGVAQGSVLSTFLFNLVLAGLPEMLPVDNRYPTQCSLYAEDVALWTEALLVHPRVAARRAIRKLVLGDRPIPWSKAVTYLGLRIDHRLTWIPAVKLATFKATKVQTAVGKLLSRGQGCTPRLALQLYQGAATAAQTYALPLVHLAQHRKEQLERQHRMAIRRFMGLPRQSPVAASLAEAQTWPLSLLMLRQALHHVDRLHRAPGGDALLRRLRSRPASQMGQICALYEELVPAAPCPIQPPPPHQQPLDSAVAKLHARLRGHLLVFTDGSVRDSPRSAAAACVIPTTGTTIRCRLPFHASSTAAELAGLHLSADYLAAMPPQLPVAILL